The genomic DNA AATCGTAGATACCTCCAAGATGTTCCTTCACCTTACCACCCCTAAATTCATAGAGCTTGCTTACCAATCCATCCAAAAACTCACGGTCGTGGGAAACAACAATCAGCGTTCCATCATACTTTTTCAGTGCTTCCTTCAAGATGTCCTTGGAAAGCATGTCCATGTGGTTGGTTGGCTCATCGAGGATCAAGAGGTTGTATGGCTGAAACATCAGCTTAGCCATGGCTAGCCTTGACCGCTCACCACCCGAAAGCACCTTTACCTTCTTATCGACATCCTCGCCCCTGAAGAGAAATGCACCAAGAATATCCCGAATTTTGGTTCTAATATCGCCAACAGCAATCTGGTCGATGGTATCGAACACCGTCATATTACCATCCATCAGGTCGTCCTGGTTCTGTGCAAAGTAGCCCAGTTTGACGTTGTAGCCCAACTTTGCATGGCCTACTGTGGCATCAAGGTCACCAACCGCAATGCGAGAAAGCGTGGTTTTCCCCTCTCCATTGCGACCAACAAAGGCGACCTTTTCGCCTCGCTCAATTTTAAGATTTACATCCGAGAAAATGACGTGATCGCCAAACGCCTTGGTGAGATTTTCTGCCTCCATCACAATTTGTCCAGAACGCGGCGCAGGTGGAAATTTTATGTGTAATGCAGAGTTGTCCTCCTCGTCAATTTCAATTCTATCAACCTTATCGAGCTGCTTAATTCTGCTCTGCACCTGCACCGACTTGGTGGCCTTGTATCGAAATCGCTCAATAAAATCCTCGGTGTCCTCAATCATCTTCTGCTGGTTACGGTAGGCTGAGAGCTGCTGCTCGCGACGCTCCTTCCTAAGCACCACATATTGAGAATAGGAGACCTTATAGTCATGTATTTTTCCAAGAACAATCTCTACCGTTCGGTTGGTTACATTATCGAGAAATGCTCGATCGTGCGAGATAAGAATTACGGCACCTGCATACTCCTTTAGGTAGTCCTCGAGCCACTGAATACTCTCAATATCGAGGTGATTGGTTGGCTCATCAAGCAGAATAAGGTTTGGCCTTCGCAACAGAATTTTGGCCAGCTCAATTCGCATGCGCCATCCACCGGAGAACTCAGAGGTTTGTCGCTCAAAATCGCGCCTTTCAAAACCCAAGCCCAAAAGCGTCTTTTCCACTTCTCCTTCTAAGCCGGCAGCCCCAAGAAGTGCATGATGTTCATTTAGGTCGGAGAGCTTTGCCACCAAGCGGCCATACTCCTCCGAGTCATAATCGGTTCGGTGAGACACCTCGGCACTAATACGTGCCATCTCCTTCTCCAATTCCAGCACATCGGAAAACGCCAGCGAAGCCTCCTCAGTTACTGTCTTTCCATCCTTCACCTCCATGGTTTGAGCAAGATAACCCATGGTAACCCCGGAAACACCACTCACAATGCCGGAGGTGGGCTTTTGTAGTCCATACAAAATCTTCAACAGTGTAGACTTTCCTGCACCGTTTCGTCCAACCAAACCAATCCGGTCGCGCTGATTCACCATAAAAGTGGCCCCCTTGAGGAGGTCGAACCCACCAAAGGAAACCCATATATCACTAATAGAAACCATCTTCGTCCAGCCGTTTAAGCTGCAAAAGTAGCTATTTTGAATGGGATGTTAAGGTATAATACTATTGGAGAAAATATCCACATGGTTATTCTCTTTAGGATTAATTCAATCATTCACCCAACAAATGAATTGTATTGTTTATGGTATTGATTTTTACCATAACTTTACTCCTATCTAACTTAAAATAAAGCCTATGTTTAGCGTTAGTCATTTACACCCAATGCTTGTGCACTTTCCTATTGCACTGATAATAGCTGGATTTGCACTAGAAGTATTTCACCTAATCATTAAGAAGGAACAATGTCTCAGTAGGGCAGGATTTTACCTGCTGATACTTGGTACCCTTGGTGCCATAGCAGCCTATCTTGCTGGTGAGTTTTTCACCAATGACTTAGCTGGAGCTGCCGGTGGAATACAAGAAATTCATGAACTATTTGCAAGCATAACGCTTGGAACGGTAATTTTAACCCTGCTAGTTCGCCTCTACCTAATGATTAAAAAAAAGGAGGAGACTTCACTCAGATGGGTATACTTTACCCTGTATGCACTAAGTGCAATATTTGTAGGAATTACAGGATTTTATGGAGGGACACTTGTTTTCAGTTATATGATTGGAATATAATTTTTCAACTTTACTAACCTAAAAAGTAATCAAGATGAAAAAGTTTGCAATCTTTTCTTTAGCAGCCTTCGCTGCTGGTGCTATGCTCTTGGGAAGCTGTAGTAAAACTACTCCAGTAAAAACCATCGAAAATCTAAAAGCTGGAATTACCGGTGAAACAACAGCAAGTGCTAAATATGCAGCCTTTGCTGCAAAAGCTCGTGCCGAAGGTTATGACACCATCGCCAAGATGTTTGATGCGACATCCAAGGCTGAAAGCATCCACGCTAACAACCACATGGCTGCACTAACTAAGCTAGGAGTTGAATTCACTGCAAAGGCAGATTCTTTTACTGTTATGACCACTAAGGAAAATCTGGAAGATGCCATCAAGGGTGAACAGTATGAAAACACCACCATGTATCCAGAATTCATTAAAGCAGCAATGGAGGAGAAGGTGCCTGAAGCTATAACGTCTTTCACATGGGCGTTCGATACCGAAAAGAAACATCAAGTTTTTTACCAGAATGCGCTCGACGCCCTCAACAACACAAACTCTGAAACCGGTTTGCCAGTTGCATGGGCAGTTTGTCCAAAATGCGGCAATACTTACGATGCTGCCCACGTGGACGATTTCTGTGCTTTCTGCCAAACACCAAAGGAAAAGTTCATCATGTTCTAATGTTGTAAATCTGCAACTAAAATAAAACCCCGAAGAGCAATCCTCGGGGTTTCTTTTTTAGTAACAACGGACTATCTGCTAATCAAAATCATATCTCAGGCCCACAAAAAAGGTACGGCCCGGGCTATAGGTAGAAAGGTGTGTTTTGTCGGTGTAGTCAAATAGATTATCAATTCCAACTGTGAGCGTGAGTTGTGTATAGAATGTCTGCGAAACTGCAAGGTTGGCCATAAAGTAATCGGAGAGCATTATGGGATAGCTTTGGTATGTAGCTTGGTCGAAATACTCCTGCTCCATCTTTCCCAAATACTTTACCTGTAGGTTTGCGTTGAGGCTATAATAACCCTTGGCAAAATTGTAATCAAAATTCAAACGAGCCGAATGCTTTCGAGTGCCAAACATCTGAAGACCAGTTGACTTGTCCTCCGAATAGATAAAGCTATACCCCCCAGAGACACCAAAACTGTGATTGAGCCTAAAGCTCATCAAATAATCAATTCCCCTCACCTCTACTTTTCCGTAGTTAGCATAGGTGTAATCGTTCACGCCATTGTTTACACCCACAAACTGGTCGGAAATCATATTTGTGATATTATTCCGATACGCCGATAGTGAGGTATTAAACTTTGCAACGCTGTACTCCACAGAAAAATTGAGATAGTTGGAATTTTCCGGCGTTAGGTTTGGATTACCATAAATAAAGAGCGGATAGCCACTGGGGATTCGGTATTGGATGTACAAATCTTTTAGGCCCGGTGTTCTATATCCGGTTCCAAAACCACCTCTGAATGAGAACTTGGAAATTTTATACATCAAATTAGCCTGATAGGTGGCATGATTTCCAAATGCAGAGTTATGTACAAATCGTCCACCTGCAATCAAGGATAGACTGTAGGATAGCCTTACTTCATCCTGAATAAAGGCTTCCATGTTAGAATAGCTGCGATTGGTAATGCTATCACGTGGAGAGTTCAACTTTTCAGTAACACCATCGAGACCTGCAACCACCTTTTGGAACGATCCTATGGAAGTAGAGTATTGACTTCTTGCCTCATAGTAACGATTGTCGTACTGAATACTCTGGTCATCACTTCCATTAGGCTGAGGAATTAAATTATACGTTTTATAGCGGTCACTAAGCCAGGAGGCATCCAACTTACCATCCTTCCCAAGCATCCAACCTAGCTTGCCAGAGTAGCTAAAGTCGTTGTTTCTCTGATCGTAGCTTGAGGGGCTAGAATGATCCAACTTCTTGGTATAGTATGTTGCCTTCCCTGAAATCTCAAGCCGAGGAGTTAGGTTATAAAATACATTTTGGGTGTAGCTGTGGGAATTGCTGGCCTCCAAAGTCTTCCCCGGAACATCCGGCTGAAGATCGTAACCATTGGTTGACTTGTAGTCGTAAACACCATCGATGCCGAGCCTACCCACCTTAGAACCGACATAGGCTCCAACGTTTCGATCACCATAGGCACCAAAACGGCTAAGAACGGTTGCTTCAAAAGGGGTATTGGGCTTGCGGGTAATGATGTTAAACACTCCTCCAATGGCATTGGAGCCGTAAAGCGTACTGGTGGCTCCTCTTACAAATTCAATGTGGTCAATATTCACAAGGTTTAAACGTGAATAGTCAATATCGCCCTTGGTATCACCAGCAATGCGGTTACCATCTACCAGAAAAAGGGTGTATTGCGGACTGAGCCCCTGAACCTTCAACGAAGTTCCATTATCGGCTTGTGCCACCTCTACTCCCGGTACAGCAAGTTCAATGAGAGAGGCAACGCTAGGCACAGCGGTTTGCTGAATGATTTTGGCAGGAATTACCTGCGTGATTACCGGCGTTTCCGAAAGCGCCCGCTCAGTTTTGGTGGCAGTAACCACTACATTTTGGATATCATATGCAACCGGTTTAAGCGCAATATTCAATCCAGATGCTGGAGCCATTACCTTAACCTCAGTAGTTTGATATCCACTGTAGCTGACCTGAAGGATGTAGCTGCCACTTCGCATCTTGAGTTCAAAGCTGCCATCATTTCTGGATGCCGTGCCGAGAAATGTTCCCTTTACCATCACATTGGCACCCGGCAGTGCGGCCTGAGTTTCCTCATCAATAATTAACCCTGAAACCTTTACTTCCTGTGCATGGCTACCA from Williamwhitmania sp. includes the following:
- a CDS encoding ABC-F family ATP-binding cassette domain-containing protein, producing the protein MVSISDIWVSFGGFDLLKGATFMVNQRDRIGLVGRNGAGKSTLLKILYGLQKPTSGIVSGVSGVTMGYLAQTMEVKDGKTVTEEASLAFSDVLELEKEMARISAEVSHRTDYDSEEYGRLVAKLSDLNEHHALLGAAGLEGEVEKTLLGLGFERRDFERQTSEFSGGWRMRIELAKILLRRPNLILLDEPTNHLDIESIQWLEDYLKEYAGAVILISHDRAFLDNVTNRTVEIVLGKIHDYKVSYSQYVVLRKERREQQLSAYRNQQKMIEDTEDFIERFRYKATKSVQVQSRIKQLDKVDRIEIDEEDNSALHIKFPPAPRSGQIVMEAENLTKAFGDHVIFSDVNLKIERGEKVAFVGRNGEGKTTLSRIAVGDLDATVGHAKLGYNVKLGYFAQNQDDLMDGNMTVFDTIDQIAVGDIRTKIRDILGAFLFRGEDVDKKVKVLSGGERSRLAMAKLMFQPYNLLILDEPTNHMDMLSKDILKEALKKYDGTLIVVSHDREFLDGLVSKLYEFRGGKVKEHLGGIYDFLKRRKLESLKELERKTTLAQSQQADRQVTENKLSYAERKEMDKVIRKVISRITECERLVEAKEAEIAKIDAMMANPEQHAIDHTDVDIFKRYQELKKGVEALMVEWEQLSSEKENLEKERGIV
- a CDS encoding DUF2231 domain-containing protein, whose translation is MFSVSHLHPMLVHFPIALIIAGFALEVFHLIIKKEQCLSRAGFYLLILGTLGAIAAYLAGEFFTNDLAGAAGGIQEIHELFASITLGTVILTLLVRLYLMIKKKEETSLRWVYFTLYALSAIFVGITGFYGGTLVFSYMIGI
- a CDS encoding ferritin family protein, which produces MKKFAIFSLAAFAAGAMLLGSCSKTTPVKTIENLKAGITGETTASAKYAAFAAKARAEGYDTIAKMFDATSKAESIHANNHMAALTKLGVEFTAKADSFTVMTTKENLEDAIKGEQYENTTMYPEFIKAAMEEKVPEAITSFTWAFDTEKKHQVFYQNALDALNNTNSETGLPVAWAVCPKCGNTYDAAHVDDFCAFCQTPKEKFIMF
- a CDS encoding TonB-dependent receptor, giving the protein MKIKEKLFFVLLMLLSLGSHAQEVKVSGLIIDEETQAALPGANVMVKGTFLGTASRNDGSFELKMRSGSYILQVSYSGYQTTEVKVMAPASGLNIALKPVAYDIQNVVVTATKTERALSETPVITQVIPAKIIQQTAVPSVASLIELAVPGVEVAQADNGTSLKVQGLSPQYTLFLVDGNRIAGDTKGDIDYSRLNLVNIDHIEFVRGATSTLYGSNAIGGVFNIITRKPNTPFEATVLSRFGAYGDRNVGAYVGSKVGRLGIDGVYDYKSTNGYDLQPDVPGKTLEASNSHSYTQNVFYNLTPRLEISGKATYYTKKLDHSSPSSYDQRNNDFSYSGKLGWMLGKDGKLDASWLSDRYKTYNLIPQPNGSDDQSIQYDNRYYEARSQYSTSIGSFQKVVAGLDGVTEKLNSPRDSITNRSYSNMEAFIQDEVRLSYSLSLIAGGRFVHNSAFGNHATYQANLMYKISKFSFRGGFGTGYRTPGLKDLYIQYRIPSGYPLFIYGNPNLTPENSNYLNFSVEYSVAKFNTSLSAYRNNITNMISDQFVGVNNGVNDYTYANYGKVEVRGIDYLMSFRLNHSFGVSGGYSFIYSEDKSTGLQMFGTRKHSARLNFDYNFAKGYYSLNANLQVKYLGKMEQEYFDQATYQSYPIMLSDYFMANLAVSQTFYTQLTLTVGIDNLFDYTDKTHLSTYSPGRTFFVGLRYDFD